The Chanos chanos chromosome 6, fChaCha1.1, whole genome shotgun sequence genome includes a region encoding these proteins:
- the pih1d2 gene encoding PIH1 domain-containing protein 2, with translation MSDPARQKAVLQQVNQFWSMLDDMSQNNPEGYRTFIERQLREGTEYHSPPQPNACLRTSVLGSKEALLYINVCGWKRVPAPPSDTEPVPVCGGRLEMESEGNEQYSVLDVAFSPDVLMKIEKNKQEQEQLYVLTLRFAQQQFGLSLSQHYIVTKDKMKGSLQNMKRRLMLSPQQPNSFNQNSKPDPAPSLLQQIFSLRQAGNEGDTSIQLSVDQEDKQSRSGLIEVISSTDTAQPQQPNHHLSVTADPTGTGKSLQLTVELPGVSSVSQCQLRISQDDILLEVEDLYHLHLQLPETVNEETCTATFNKKKHTLHVKVSVL, from the exons ATGTCAGATCCTGCACGTCAGAAGGCTGTTTTACAGCAGGTCAATCAGTTTTGGTCGATGCTAGACGATATGTCACAGAATAATCCTGAGGGCTATCGCACTTTCATTGAGCGCCAGTTGCGGGAGGGGACTGAATATCACTCCCCACCTCAGCCAAATGCATGTCTCCGGACCTCTGTACTG GGCTCAAAAGAGGCACTTCTGTACATCAACGTGTGTGGATGGAAAAGAGTTCCTGCTCCACCGTCAGACACAGAGCCTGTCCCAGTGTGTGGAGGAAGACTAGAGATGGAATCTGAGGGAAATG AGCAGTACAGTGTGTTGGATGTGGCCTTCAGTCCTGATGTTCTGATGAAGATAGAGAAAAACAAGCAGGAGCAGGAACAACTATATGTCTTGACTCTGAGATTTGCTCAGCAGCAGTTTGGACTGAGTCTGTCTCAACACTACATTGTCACCAAAGACAAGATGAAGGGGAGCTTACAAAACATGAAACGTCGCCTTATGCTGTCGCCACAGCAGCCCAACAGCTTCAACCAGAACTCAAAGCCAGACCCAG CTCCCTCACTGCTTCAGCAGATCTTCTCTCTGAGACAGGCAGGGAATGAGGGTGACACGTCCATCCAGCTGTCTGTGGACCAGGAGGACAAACAGTCTAGATCAGGCCTGATTGAGGTGATCTCTAGTACAGACACAGCTCAGCCCCAGCAGCCTAACCACCACTTATCAGTTACTGCAGATCCCACTGGTACAGGCAAGAGCCTGCAGCTCACTGTGGAGCTGCCTGGAGTGAGCTCTGTCTCCCAGTGTCAGCTTAGGATCTCTCAG gatGATATATTGTTGGAAGTAGAAGACCTGTATCACCTACACTTACAGCTTCCTGAAACAGTGAATGAGGAAACATGTACTGCAACattcaacaaaaagaaacatactCTCCATGTCAAAGTGTCTGTATTGTAA